The Ensifer adhaerens genome contains a region encoding:
- a CDS encoding ISNCY family transposase, whose translation MGLIAMSERDLQRIEVLSKVIAGRMTLVSAAHVLELSTRQVRRLLERISTGGAASIRHQAIGRPSNNRICDGVRDYAMTIVHERYADFGPTLAAEKLAERDGLTVSRETLRQWMSEAGLWLSRKQRRTFHQPRLRREAYGELVQIDGSEHRWFEDRGDPCSLLVFIDDATGKLMQLRFVRSESAFSYFEALELYLKAHGAPVAFYSDKHSVFRVAKKDAKGGQGMTQFGRALCELNIEILCANSSQAKGRVERMNRTLQDRLIKDLRLEGVCGMDDGNAFLPRFMERYNRQFAITPARSDDLHRPLNLAPDRLRDVLCKREQRYVGAQLTFSYERQRIMLEETEVTRGLVGRYVETYALADGRLDVRWKGHSLPYRVFDKDQRVTHAAITENKRLGELLTYIKERQEQQTKPAVKTNSEKNGYVRRARGPGRRKDFMNDPAVIARRRQALSDLDAAE comes from the coding sequence ATGGGATTGATTGCGATGAGCGAGCGCGATCTGCAGCGGATTGAGGTTTTGTCGAAGGTGATCGCCGGACGCATGACGTTGGTGTCGGCGGCACATGTGCTTGAGCTGAGCACCCGCCAGGTTCGCCGGTTGCTGGAGCGGATCAGCACTGGCGGTGCGGCGTCGATCCGGCACCAGGCGATCGGCCGGCCATCGAACAACCGGATCTGCGACGGCGTACGCGATTACGCCATGACGATCGTGCACGAGCGTTATGCCGACTTTGGTCCGACGCTGGCGGCCGAGAAGCTTGCGGAGCGTGATGGTCTGACGGTGTCGCGCGAGACCTTGCGCCAATGGATGTCGGAGGCCGGCTTGTGGCTGTCGCGCAAGCAGCGACGGACGTTCCATCAGCCGCGGCTGCGGCGCGAGGCCTACGGCGAGTTGGTTCAGATCGACGGTTCCGAGCATCGCTGGTTCGAAGATCGCGGCGATCCATGTTCATTGCTGGTGTTCATCGATGATGCGACCGGCAAGCTGATGCAGTTGCGGTTTGTGCGCTCGGAAAGTGCGTTCAGCTATTTCGAGGCGCTGGAACTCTATCTGAAGGCGCATGGTGCTCCCGTCGCCTTCTATTCCGACAAGCATTCGGTGTTCCGGGTTGCGAAGAAGGATGCCAAGGGCGGCCAAGGCATGACCCAGTTCGGGCGTGCACTTTGCGAGTTAAACATCGAGATTCTTTGCGCAAACTCGAGTCAAGCCAAGGGCCGGGTCGAGCGGATGAACCGGACGCTACAGGACCGGTTGATTAAGGATCTGCGTCTGGAGGGCGTCTGCGGCATGGACGACGGCAACGCTTTCCTGCCTCGGTTCATGGAGCGCTATAACCGCCAGTTTGCCATTACCCCTGCCCGATCTGATGATCTGCATCGGCCGCTGAACCTTGCCCCGGATCGGCTGCGCGACGTGCTATGCAAACGTGAGCAGCGTTATGTCGGTGCCCAGTTGACGTTTTCGTACGAGCGCCAGCGGATCATGCTGGAAGAGACCGAGGTGACGCGCGGGCTGGTCGGTCGCTATGTCGAGACCTACGCGCTTGCCGACGGCAGGCTGGATGTGCGTTGGAAGGGGCATTCCCTACCCTACCGGGTGTTCGACAAGGACCAGCGGGTGACGCATGCGGCGATCACCGAGAACAAGCGGCTCGGTGAACTCCTGACCTACATCAAGGAACGTCAGGAGCAGCAGACGAAGCCCGCCGTGAAGACGAACAGCGAGAAGAACGGCTACGTTCGACGCGCGCGCGGCCCGGGACGTCGGAAGGATTTCATGAACGATCCTGCGGTCATTGCCCGGCGGCGACAGGCGCTCTCTGACCTCGATGCGGCGGAATGA